The following are encoded in a window of Streptomyces sp. SAT1 genomic DNA:
- a CDS encoding DUF3152 domain-containing protein — MPDGMPAHGVPRLGDGTPAHGVPRFPEGTPAHGVPRFPEGTPAHGVPRLPDGTPAHGVPRIPGGTPAHGVPQARGAHPEQREAGGGWGEFSPRAGRSGGGAGAAPGVGETSVAGPAVPTGAAGPGVPIPRQRRAQSAPGAGPRQDYLDAFRDGAAEEGGKSGDGDGTESGEDGATGATARSRGASRGTLPRPVPVQFAPPTGPTAAGTGTSPVAGTGPRAGSGGSGGRGGDGGDGSVPPAADAAPDAKSAKSAKSAKSAKSAKGTKGRTFTGIAAAAVTTVLAVVVAGQVADDRSEAGAAQTAGGQDEGARTALGGGVQASPSPSHSAVALTYEQKMNLKYPLSPALKGSGRFDVVPGSAKAPGRGRKFTYRVDVEQGLGLDGRLFADAVQKTLNDDRSWAHGGARTFERVSSGESDFVITLASPGTTAVWCEKSGLDTTEDNVSCDSAATPRVMINAYRWAQGAKTYGDRIYPYRQMLINHEVGHRLGHNHVTCEKDGELAPVMQQQTKFLDHDGIHCLPNSWPYPKS; from the coding sequence ATGCCGGACGGGATGCCCGCCCATGGTGTGCCGCGCCTCGGGGACGGGACGCCCGCTCACGGCGTGCCCCGCTTCCCCGAGGGAACTCCCGCTCACGGCGTGCCCCGCTTCCCCGAGGGAACTCCCGCTCACGGCGTGCCGCGTCTGCCGGACGGAACTCCCGCCCATGGCGTGCCCCGCATCCCCGGCGGGACACCCGCCCATGGTGTGCCGCAGGCTCGTGGTGCTCATCCCGAGCAGCGGGAAGCCGGGGGCGGCTGGGGGGAGTTCAGCCCCAGGGCCGGACGCTCCGGCGGAGGTGCGGGCGCGGCGCCCGGCGTCGGCGAGACCTCGGTGGCGGGTCCCGCGGTGCCCACCGGTGCAGCGGGCCCCGGCGTCCCCATCCCGCGGCAGCGGCGCGCGCAGTCGGCCCCGGGGGCCGGTCCCCGGCAGGACTACCTCGACGCGTTCCGGGACGGAGCGGCAGAAGAGGGCGGCAAGAGCGGCGACGGCGACGGCACGGAGAGCGGCGAGGACGGCGCGACCGGCGCCACCGCCCGCTCACGCGGCGCCTCCCGGGGCACGCTGCCCCGCCCGGTGCCGGTCCAGTTCGCCCCGCCCACGGGACCCACCGCCGCCGGTACCGGCACGAGCCCGGTCGCGGGCACCGGACCGCGCGCGGGCAGCGGTGGCAGTGGCGGCCGTGGTGGCGACGGCGGTGACGGCTCCGTGCCGCCCGCCGCCGACGCGGCCCCCGACGCCAAGAGCGCCAAGAGCGCCAAGAGCGCCAAGAGCGCCAAGAGCGCCAAGGGCACCAAGGGCCGCACCTTCACCGGTATCGCCGCCGCGGCCGTCACCACCGTGCTCGCGGTCGTCGTCGCCGGGCAGGTCGCCGACGACCGCTCCGAGGCGGGAGCGGCGCAGACGGCCGGCGGCCAGGACGAGGGCGCCCGGACCGCGCTGGGCGGGGGCGTACAGGCGAGCCCGTCCCCCTCGCACAGCGCGGTCGCGCTGACGTACGAGCAGAAGATGAACCTGAAGTACCCGCTGAGCCCCGCGCTCAAGGGATCGGGCCGGTTCGACGTGGTCCCCGGTTCCGCCAAGGCGCCGGGGCGCGGGCGCAAGTTCACCTACCGGGTCGACGTGGAGCAGGGCCTCGGGCTCGACGGACGGCTCTTCGCGGACGCCGTGCAGAAGACGCTCAACGACGACCGCAGCTGGGCCCACGGCGGCGCGCGCACCTTCGAGCGGGTCTCCTCCGGCGAGAGCGACTTCGTGATCACGCTCGCCAGCCCCGGCACCACCGCCGTGTGGTGCGAGAAGTCGGGTCTGGACACCACCGAGGACAACGTCTCGTGCGACTCGGCCGCCACCCCGCGCGTGATGATCAACGCCTACCGCTGGGCGCAGGGCGCCAAGACCTACGGCGACCGGATCTACCCGTACCGGCAGATGCTGATCAACCACGAGGTCGGCCACCGTCTCGGCCACAACCACGTCACCTGCGAGAAGGACGGGGAGCTGGCGCCGGTCATGCAGCAGCAGACGAAGTTCCTCGACCATGACGGAATTCACTGCCTGCCCAACTCCTGGCCCTATCCGAAGAGTTGA
- a CDS encoding Ms4533A family Cys-rich leader peptide, whose protein sequence is MWSRHSVSSAAIEMALLGVTALCVADIHCC, encoded by the coding sequence ATGTGGTCCCGTCACTCCGTCAGCAGCGCCGCCATCGAGATGGCGCTCCTCGGCGTGACCGCCCTCTGTGTGGCCGACATCCACTGTTGCTGA